In one Epinephelus moara isolate mb chromosome 6, YSFRI_EMoa_1.0, whole genome shotgun sequence genomic region, the following are encoded:
- the LOC126391927 gene encoding nuclear receptor coactivator 7 isoform X1: protein MGVAYSVGEVDHLYTFFVQWSPDIYTKGSKKHRQPRYIIREKQLKRCLVVEKNKVAVINKILSNSVKPTVKNWEIIKVKDSKRRLSLCSSEGSEAEHDYHEEVDALPVLSQHSQLLDDHQLETLAAHMPARTQGCPWQLVYSTAVHGSSLRTLYRNMAELDSPVLLVIKDMHKKVFGAFSSDPFKVSKHCYGTGETFLFSFNPEFQPYRWSGENSYLVSGNLESLHIGGGGGGFGLWLDADLYRGSSFSCPTFRNASLSTQEDFIVQDLEVWTVMN from the exons ATGGGAGTTGCCTACAGCGTTGGAGA GGTCGACCACCTCTACACCTTCTTTGTGCAGTGGTCACCAGACATCTACACTAAGGGCAGCAAGAAGCACCGCCAGCCCCGCTACATCATCAGGGAGAAACAACTAAAACGCTGTCTGGTAGTGGAGAAGAACAAGGTGGCTGTGATCAACAAGATCCTCAGTAACTCCGTCAAACCCACTGTTAAAAACTGGGAG ATTATCAAAGTGAAGGACTCCAAGCGCCGCCTGAGTCTGTGTAGCTCGGAGGGCTCTGAAGCAGAGCATGATTACCACGAGGAAGTTGATGCTCTTCCCGTCCTGAGCCAACACAGCCAGCTGCTGGATGACCACCAACTAGAGACA CTTGCTGCTCACATGCCAGCCAGGACTCAGGGCTGTCCATGGCAACTGGTCTACAGCACAGCCGTCCATGGGAGCAGCCTGCGGACTCTGTACAGGAACATGGCCGAGCTGGACAGCCCTGTGCTGCTGGTCATCAAAGACATGCACAAAAAG GTGTTTGGGGCTTTTTCTTCTGATCCCTTCAAAGTCAGCAAACACTGCTACGGCACAGGAGAAACCTTCCTGTTCAGCTTTAACCCTGAGTTCCAG CCATACAGGTGGAGCGGTGAGAACTCCTACCTGGTGAGCGGCAACTTGGAATCTCTGCACATTGGTGGAGGAGG GGGTGGATTTGGGCTGTGGCTGGATGCTGATCTGTACCGCGGCTCAAGCTTCTCATGTCCCACCTTCCGCAACGCATCTCTCTCCACACAGGAAGACTTCATTGTACAAGACCTTGAAGTCTGGACTGTGATGAACTGA
- the hint3 gene encoding histidine triad nucleotide-binding protein 3: protein MAAAEATQPEATNPAPADVPKTSNGPAEGYEKKCIFCKIINNEMGTELLHCDEEISCFRDIKPAAPHHYLVVPNKHVGNCKSLSKEHVPLVMRMVDTGKEILQKNNVTDLSDVRFGFHWPPFCSVTHLHLHVLAPASQMGFMSRLFYRLNSYWFITADQLIELLSSKGETN, encoded by the exons atggcagctgCCGAGGCGACACAACCTGAGGCGACAAACCCTGCCCCGGCTGATGTTCCCAAAACTAGCAACGGGCCAGCCGAAGGATACGAGAAGAAATGTATTTTCTGCAAGATTATAAACAATGAAATGGGCACGGAGCTCCTTCACTGT GATGAGGAGATCTCATGTTTCAGAGACATCAAACCCGCAGCTCCTCACCATTACCTGGTCGTCCCAAACAAACATGTAGGGAACTGTAAATCACTCAGCAAAGAGCATGTGCCTCTAG TAATGCGGATGGTCGACACAGGGAAGGAGATTCTTCAGAAGAACAACGTAACAGACCTCAGTGATGTCAG GTTCGGGTTCCACTGGCCCCCATTCTGCTCTGTCACACACCTACACCTTCATGTCCTGGCACCTGCCAGCCAAATGGGCTTCATGTCCCGCCTCTTCTATAGACTCAACTCCTATTGGTTCATCACA GCAGACCAGCTGATTGAGCTTCTCAGCTCTAAAGGAGAGACCAACTGA
- the si:dkey-29b11.3 gene encoding actin-binding Rho-activating protein-like, translating to MGTNSQSPTIMKTEDDNPDPAQFSDDTAACIVSVKGLKENWQKWSDERREYQKHNPFSHDSRPTVVVPQKGQDDYGRPLQGSMTEQRGKDAHTHISREVEELCEVIRNIGEPRGKDGDGSGSDGKVVTVEFGKLFEHYVTISNKLVGILLRARKQRLVDFEGEMLWQGKDDHVVIMLLQ from the coding sequence ATGGGGACAAACAGCCAGAGCCCAACCATCATGAAAACTGAAGATGACAACCCAGACCCTGCTCAGTTCAGCGATGACACTGCAGCCTGCATTGTCTCTGTGAAAGGCTTAAAGGAGAACTGGCAGAAATGGTCCGATGAGCGCCGAGAGTACCAGAAGCACAACCCCTTCAGTCACGACAGCAGGCCCACTGTGGTGGTCCCTCAGAAGGGGCAGGATGACTACGGGAGGCCCCTGCAGGGGTCTATGACAGAGCAGCGGGGGAAggatgctcacacacacatcagcagagaggTCGAGGAGCTGTGTGAGGTGATAAGGAACATTGGAGAGCCTAGAGGCAAAGATGGGGATGGAAGCGGCAGCGATGGGAAAGTGGTCACTGTGGAATTTGGGAAACTGTTTGAGCATTATGTGACGATCTCTAACAAGCTGGTGGGGATTCTGCTGCGAGCAAGGAAGCAGAGGCTGGTTGACTTTGAGGGGGAGATGCTGTGGCAGGGGAAGGATGACCATGTAGTTATCATGCTGTTGCAGTGA
- the LOC126391927 gene encoding nuclear receptor coactivator 7 isoform X2, with protein sequence MWHSRVQSLTEKAGTMKLLPENIKVLYFASDCAEPYVEIIKVKDSKRRLSLCSSEGSEAEHDYHEEVDALPVLSQHSQLLDDHQLETLAAHMPARTQGCPWQLVYSTAVHGSSLRTLYRNMAELDSPVLLVIKDMHKKVFGAFSSDPFKVSKHCYGTGETFLFSFNPEFQPYRWSGENSYLVSGNLESLHIGGGGGGFGLWLDADLYRGSSFSCPTFRNASLSTQEDFIVQDLEVWTVMN encoded by the exons ATGTGGCACTCCAGAGTACAGAGCTTGACAGAGAAAGCAGGAACCATGAAGCTGCTGCCAGAAAATATCAAGGTGCTTTATTTTGCCAGTGACTGTGCGGAGCCGTATGTTGAG ATTATCAAAGTGAAGGACTCCAAGCGCCGCCTGAGTCTGTGTAGCTCGGAGGGCTCTGAAGCAGAGCATGATTACCACGAGGAAGTTGATGCTCTTCCCGTCCTGAGCCAACACAGCCAGCTGCTGGATGACCACCAACTAGAGACA CTTGCTGCTCACATGCCAGCCAGGACTCAGGGCTGTCCATGGCAACTGGTCTACAGCACAGCCGTCCATGGGAGCAGCCTGCGGACTCTGTACAGGAACATGGCCGAGCTGGACAGCCCTGTGCTGCTGGTCATCAAAGACATGCACAAAAAG GTGTTTGGGGCTTTTTCTTCTGATCCCTTCAAAGTCAGCAAACACTGCTACGGCACAGGAGAAACCTTCCTGTTCAGCTTTAACCCTGAGTTCCAG CCATACAGGTGGAGCGGTGAGAACTCCTACCTGGTGAGCGGCAACTTGGAATCTCTGCACATTGGTGGAGGAGG GGGTGGATTTGGGCTGTGGCTGGATGCTGATCTGTACCGCGGCTCAAGCTTCTCATGTCCCACCTTCCGCAACGCATCTCTCTCCACACAGGAAGACTTCATTGTACAAGACCTTGAAGTCTGGACTGTGATGAACTGA